Proteins found in one Streptococcus iniae genomic segment:
- a CDS encoding GntR family transcriptional regulator, whose amino-acid sequence MNPTIQVIKNNLDLSKNIPLKIALYEAFKKSIILREIPAGTRINEKEFSGELNISRTPIRYALGVLEGEKLVEHIPNRGIIVRGVTLADAHEIFEIRKALDTLASTTAMNMMSDADFEEMRLLLETCEGYLLDNEIDKVLGNFNDFNNLIYQKSNMLRLKEILGELQAYLLYFRRISISSPQRRRKALDEHWLIYRGMKNKDYQQVTLITHEHLNHSLEFVVQELEQKHGQ is encoded by the coding sequence ATGAATCCAACCATACAGGTTATCAAAAATAACCTAGACCTTTCAAAAAATATCCCTTTAAAAATAGCACTCTATGAGGCCTTTAAAAAATCGATTATTTTACGAGAAATACCAGCAGGAACAAGAATCAATGAAAAAGAGTTCTCTGGAGAACTCAATATCAGCCGAACACCAATCCGCTATGCTCTAGGTGTCTTAGAGGGCGAAAAATTAGTCGAACACATTCCAAATCGTGGTATTATTGTTAGGGGAGTGACCTTAGCTGATGCCCATGAAATCTTTGAAATTCGAAAAGCCCTAGACACTTTGGCATCAACAACTGCGATGAACATGATGTCAGACGCTGATTTTGAAGAAATGCGTCTACTCTTAGAGACCTGCGAAGGCTACTTGCTTGATAATGAAATTGACAAGGTTTTAGGCAATTTCAATGATTTTAACAATCTTATTTATCAAAAAAGTAACATGCTTCGCCTTAAAGAAATTTTAGGCGAACTCCAAGCTTATTTGCTCTACTTCCGTCGCATATCCATTTCATCACCCCAAAGACGTCGAAAAGCCTTAGATGAACATTGGTTAATCTACCGTGGAATGAAAAATAAAGACTACCAACAAGTTACCCTAATTACTCACGAACACCTGAACCACTCCTTAGAATTCGTCGTTCAGGAATTGGAACAAAAACATGGACAGTAA
- a CDS encoding oxaloacetate decarboxylase subunit alpha — protein sequence MAKIRITETSLRDGQQSQIATRMTTEQMLPILEELDNAGYHALEVWGGATFDACLRFLNEDPWERLRTIRKAVKKTKLQMLLRGQNILGYRNYADDVVREFVKKSIENGIDIIRVFDALNDSRNLQTAVAATKEFGGHAQVAISYTTSPVHTVDYFIKLAQEYAALGADSICIKDMAGVLTPQTGYDLVKGIKELVDLPIEVHTHATSGISEMTYLKVAEAGADIIDTAVSSFAGGTSQPATESVVMGLEDLGFETGIDLKRVENVATYLNGVRDHFRNEGLLNPKIKDVDPKTLIYQVPGGMLSNLLSQLTEQGLADKYEEVLIEVPKVRADLGYPPLVTPLSQMVGTQALMNIIAGERYKVVPNEIKDYVRGLYGRPPAPLAPGMKEKIIGDEEVITIRPADLLAPQLKALAEEIACYARSEEDVLSYASFPQQAKDFLGRREDPFYDVPLQTVTVSIDI from the coding sequence ATGGCAAAAATAAGGATAACCGAAACCTCTCTTAGAGATGGACAACAAAGTCAAATTGCGACTCGAATGACAACCGAGCAAATGCTACCAATCCTTGAAGAACTTGATAATGCTGGTTACCATGCATTAGAAGTCTGGGGAGGAGCAACCTTTGATGCTTGCCTTCGTTTTTTAAATGAAGACCCATGGGAAAGGTTACGTACGATTCGTAAAGCTGTTAAAAAAACAAAATTGCAGATGCTTTTACGGGGCCAAAATATCCTGGGTTACCGTAATTATGCAGATGATGTTGTCAGAGAATTTGTCAAAAAATCGATTGAAAATGGTATTGATATCATTCGTGTCTTTGATGCTTTGAATGATTCACGAAATTTACAAACAGCAGTTGCTGCTACAAAAGAATTCGGTGGACATGCCCAGGTAGCTATTTCTTACACCACAAGTCCAGTTCACACGGTAGATTATTTTATTAAACTGGCTCAAGAATATGCAGCACTTGGCGCAGATTCAATCTGCATTAAAGATATGGCAGGTGTTTTAACACCTCAAACTGGCTATGATCTTGTTAAAGGGATTAAAGAGCTTGTTGACCTCCCTATTGAAGTTCACACGCATGCAACAAGTGGTATTTCAGAAATGACTTATCTTAAAGTTGCTGAAGCAGGTGCAGATATTATTGATACAGCTGTCTCATCTTTTGCGGGAGGAACTAGCCAACCTGCAACAGAATCTGTTGTTATGGGCTTGGAAGACCTTGGTTTTGAAACAGGGATTGATTTAAAACGTGTTGAAAATGTGGCAACATATCTTAATGGGGTCAGAGATCACTTTCGTAACGAGGGACTTCTCAATCCTAAAATTAAAGATGTTGACCCTAAAACCCTGATTTACCAGGTTCCAGGCGGTATGCTATCAAATCTATTAAGTCAATTAACAGAACAAGGCTTGGCTGATAAATATGAAGAAGTTCTTATTGAAGTGCCAAAAGTAAGAGCAGATTTAGGTTACCCACCTCTTGTTACCCCGCTATCTCAAATGGTGGGAACCCAGGCTTTAATGAATATTATTGCAGGTGAGCGGTATAAGGTTGTTCCAAATGAAATTAAAGATTATGTTCGAGGACTCTATGGACGCCCTCCCGCACCACTTGCTCCTGGCATGAAAGAAAAAATTATAGGGGATGAAGAGGTTATTACCATCAGACCGGCTGATTTACTTGCTCCGCAATTAAAGGCATTAGCTGAAGAAATTGCTTGTTATGCAAGAAGTGAAGAAGACGTCTTAAGTTATGCTTCTTTCCCTCAACAGGCAAAAGACTTTTTGGGACGACGCGAAGACCCATTTTACGACGTCCCTCTTCAAACAGTCACAGTTAGCATTGATATCTAA
- a CDS encoding CitMHS family transporter, whose translation MLLTILAYAMIIIFMYVVMTKKMSPLSALVMIPLVFTIIAILTGSAEFASDPAFVKSLGDAKLPNNITAIGPMVLYGVNQTAKTGIMLLFAILYFSIMLDTGLFDPITAKMIRFAKGDPMKVLMATAIVSGAVSLNGDGTTTTLIVVSAFLPIYQKLNMKVMNLGVLLILQNTIMNLLPWGGPTARAMSVLNVGPEILGYLAPGMILSLLYVIFIVAPSMGRKERQRLGITTLTEEELQKLTTISNPDKESIRRPHLFAFNALLTILLITWLVAGSFHKAITIPSLLLFAVGTIIALMVNYPNLKDQSKRIGENSGDAVQVVILVFAAGIFMGLFQGSGMANALAQSFTTIIPKQLGGFWGLIIALLSAPGTFFLSNDGFYYGIMPVLAQTGAQYGFDNMSMALASLMGQAFHLLSPLVAFIYLLLRLTDLDMGEWQRTAGKYALGIFIIFIVTIILLGHMPIYIPQ comes from the coding sequence ATGTTACTCACAATATTAGCTTATGCAATGATTATCATTTTCATGTATGTCGTTATGACTAAGAAAATGTCTCCATTGTCAGCCTTGGTCATGATACCTTTGGTCTTTACCATTATCGCCATCTTAACAGGTAGTGCTGAATTTGCTTCAGATCCTGCTTTTGTTAAATCCTTAGGTGATGCAAAGCTTCCTAATAACATCACAGCTATTGGTCCTATGGTTTTATATGGGGTTAACCAAACTGCTAAAACTGGTATCATGTTACTCTTTGCCATCTTATACTTTTCTATCATGTTAGACACAGGGTTGTTTGATCCGATTACTGCAAAAATGATTCGTTTTGCCAAAGGTGATCCAATGAAAGTTTTGATGGCAACTGCAATTGTTTCAGGAGCTGTTTCTCTAAATGGTGATGGAACCACTACAACTTTAATTGTGGTGTCAGCTTTCTTGCCAATTTACCAAAAATTAAACATGAAAGTGATGAATCTTGGTGTTTTATTAATCTTACAAAACACTATTATGAATCTCTTGCCATGGGGTGGTCCTACAGCACGCGCTATGTCAGTGCTTAATGTCGGCCCTGAAATCCTAGGCTACTTAGCACCTGGAATGATTTTATCTCTTCTATACGTTATTTTCATTGTTGCACCTAGTATGGGAAGAAAAGAACGTCAACGCCTTGGTATCACTACTTTAACTGAAGAAGAATTGCAAAAACTAACAACTATCAGTAATCCTGATAAAGAATCAATCCGACGTCCACATCTCTTTGCTTTCAATGCTCTTTTAACCATTTTATTAATTACTTGGTTAGTTGCAGGCTCTTTCCACAAAGCTATTACTATCCCATCTCTTCTCTTATTTGCAGTAGGAACAATTATTGCCCTTATGGTGAATTACCCTAACTTAAAAGACCAATCAAAACGTATTGGAGAAAATTCTGGAGATGCTGTTCAAGTTGTTATCCTTGTCTTTGCTGCTGGTATTTTCATGGGACTCTTCCAAGGTTCAGGAATGGCAAATGCCTTAGCACAAAGCTTTACAACTATTATTCCAAAACAATTAGGCGGCTTTTGGGGATTAATCATCGCCTTACTTTCTGCACCAGGAACATTCTTCTTATCAAATGATGGTTTCTACTACGGTATCATGCCAGTACTTGCTCAAACAGGTGCTCAATATGGGTTTGATAACATGTCAATGGCTTTGGCATCATTAATGGGTCAAGCCTTCCACTTACTAAGTCCACTTGTTGCTTTCATCTATCTGCTCTTACGTTTAACAGATCTTGATATGGGTGAATGGCAACGCACTGCTGGTAAATATGCTTTAGGTATTTTCATCATCTTTATTGTGACTATTATCTTATTAGGCCATATGCCAATCTACATTCCTCAATAA
- the citD gene encoding citrate lyase acyl carrier protein — protein sequence MDIKQTAVAGSLESSDIMITISPSSHGIQINLESSVEKQFGNRIRQVIEQSLINLGVDNVEVQAVDKGALDCTIKARTIAAAYRASGNDHYNWKEIDTWNV from the coding sequence ATGGATATTAAGCAGACTGCAGTAGCAGGAAGCCTAGAATCTAGTGATATCATGATAACAATAAGCCCGTCATCACATGGTATCCAGATTAATTTAGAAAGTAGCGTTGAAAAGCAATTCGGCAACCGCATCCGTCAGGTAATTGAGCAATCTTTGATTAACTTAGGTGTTGATAATGTTGAGGTTCAAGCTGTTGATAAAGGTGCCCTAGATTGCACTATTAAAGCTAGAACAATTGCAGCAGCTTACCGAGCTTCTGGTAATGACCATTATAACTGGAAGGAGATCGATACATGGAACGTTTAA
- the citE gene encoding citrate (pro-3S)-lyase subunit beta: protein MERLRRTMMFVPGANAAMLRDAPLYGADSIMFDLEDSVSLKEKDSARALVYFALKTFDYSQVETVVRVNGLDTVGALDIEAVVLAGVNVVRLPKTETAQDIIDVEAVIAQVERDNGIEVGRTKMMAAIESAEGVLNAREIAKASERLIGIALGAEDYVTNMKTRRYPDGQELFFARSMILHAARAAGIAAIDTVYSDVNNTEGFQNEVALIKQLGFDGKSVINPRQIPLVNAIYAPSDKEIQHAKEVIWAIQEAESKGSGVISLKGKMVDKPIVERAQRVMMLAKAAGLLTGEEL from the coding sequence ATGGAACGTTTAAGAAGAACGATGATGTTTGTGCCAGGTGCAAATGCTGCCATGTTGAGGGATGCTCCACTTTATGGTGCAGATTCTATCATGTTTGATTTAGAAGATTCGGTGTCATTAAAAGAAAAAGACAGTGCTAGAGCTTTGGTTTATTTTGCTCTCAAGACCTTTGATTACAGTCAGGTTGAAACAGTCGTTCGTGTTAATGGTTTAGATACTGTAGGTGCTTTAGATATTGAAGCAGTTGTATTAGCAGGAGTCAATGTTGTTCGCCTTCCTAAGACAGAAACTGCCCAAGATATTATTGATGTAGAGGCAGTTATTGCACAAGTTGAGCGAGACAATGGCATTGAAGTAGGACGCACTAAAATGATGGCAGCTATCGAATCTGCTGAGGGTGTCCTTAATGCTCGTGAGATCGCTAAAGCTTCAGAGAGATTAATTGGGATTGCTCTTGGGGCGGAAGACTATGTCACTAATATGAAAACAAGACGCTATCCTGATGGGCAAGAGCTCTTTTTTGCCCGTAGTATGATATTACATGCGGCACGCGCAGCAGGAATTGCAGCAATTGATACGGTTTATTCTGACGTTAACAATACAGAAGGTTTCCAAAACGAAGTTGCCTTGATTAAACAACTTGGCTTTGATGGTAAATCAGTGATTAATCCTCGTCAAATTCCTTTAGTTAATGCGATTTATGCACCAAGTGATAAAGAAATTCAGCACGCTAAGGAAGTGATTTGGGCAATTCAAGAAGCAGAAAGCAAAGGCTCTGGTGTTATTTCCTTGAAAGGGAAAATGGTTGATAAGCCAATTGTTGAAAGAGCACAGCGTGTAATGATGTTAGCCAAAGCAGCAGGCTTGTTGACTGGGGAGGAATTATAA
- a CDS encoding acetyl-CoA carboxylase biotin carboxyl carrier protein subunit, whose protein sequence is MLRKFKISIDGKEYLVEMEEIGAVQPTVAQTQPLPAEQIAPQAAPEVAKEEVVTAAPVVSPAGAEALPAPMPGTILKVLVNVGDSVSENQPLLILEAMKMENEIVASQAGTVSAIHVTPGQVVNAGDGLISIG, encoded by the coding sequence ATGTTACGTAAATTTAAAATCTCAATTGATGGGAAAGAATACCTTGTTGAAATGGAAGAAATTGGGGCTGTTCAGCCAACTGTAGCCCAAACACAGCCACTTCCCGCAGAACAAATAGCGCCTCAAGCAGCACCAGAAGTTGCTAAAGAAGAAGTGGTTACAGCAGCACCAGTTGTGAGTCCTGCAGGAGCTGAAGCACTTCCAGCACCAATGCCAGGAACTATTTTAAAAGTTTTAGTCAATGTTGGTGATAGCGTTTCAGAAAATCAACCTCTTTTGATACTTGAAGCCATGAAGATGGAAAATGAGATTGTTGCCAGTCAAGCTGGAACAGTATCAGCGATTCATGTTACACCAGGACAAGTTGTCAATGCTGGAGATGGCCTTATTTCAATTGGCTAA
- a CDS encoding OadG-related small transporter subunit, translating to MNMEHLTIAFQLMGVGMAGVFIVLGILYAVAELLIRFLPEKK from the coding sequence ATGAATATGGAACATTTAACCATTGCTTTTCAGCTAATGGGTGTTGGTATGGCAGGAGTTTTTATTGTATTAGGTATTTTATATGCTGTAGCAGAACTCTTGATTAGATTTTTACCAGAAAAGAAATAA
- a CDS encoding phosphoenolpyruvate carboxykinase (ATP), protein MASISHYTSEQIVRANAHFSSTKTIIETAFYGNNVRYINDLQQAYQMAHDAPNTIVLDQRISHPEALGLDSDSRILVANGGAVVGRTAKARRIRGNNPKEDKKIDAIIREAIYQASFKPFIASQAVVGLDEHFMIKAHIMMPEMEINNLYSWLLNFQIVTAAYEEKYKTSLSYDENDIFVFFDPSWSHPDYPDGLAYFDTEHNVTAILGMNYFGEIKKGTLTLAWATAARHQFVACHGGLKEFNKADTSYVASFFGLSGSGKSTLTHAKHDGKYDIRVLHDDAFVISMTDGSSIALEPSYFDKTNDYPAGHSEQDYFLTVQNCGVTRDHKGKRVLVTEDIRNGNGRTVKSRYATPNRVDYIDKGISSIFWIMKDDSLPPLVKVSDSLLASALGCTLMTKRSSAENVSGNLDTLVIVPYANPFRIYPLEDDFTNFYHLFESGVDCYIINTGKYLDHDISKETTLACIEAVVDDKASFTTFKHLKDFSYLDLADFPVDEKNHSYLNLLKDRMALRLSYLQDCQTDGTSNQLMKASISRLEEIVNTLTF, encoded by the coding sequence ATGGCATCAATCAGTCACTACACATCAGAACAAATTGTCCGAGCAAATGCTCACTTCTCATCAACAAAAACAATTATTGAAACAGCTTTTTATGGAAATAATGTTCGCTATATCAATGATTTGCAACAAGCCTATCAAATGGCTCACGATGCTCCTAATACTATTGTTTTAGATCAAAGGATTTCTCATCCAGAAGCATTAGGATTAGACAGTGATTCTCGTATTTTAGTGGCTAATGGCGGTGCTGTTGTGGGAAGAACTGCTAAGGCAAGGCGCATCCGTGGAAATAATCCAAAAGAAGATAAAAAGATTGATGCTATTATTCGAGAGGCTATCTACCAAGCAAGTTTCAAACCTTTCATTGCCTCACAAGCTGTGGTGGGCTTGGATGAGCATTTTATGATTAAAGCTCATATTATGATGCCTGAAATGGAAATTAACAACCTCTATTCTTGGCTTTTAAATTTCCAAATTGTCACTGCGGCTTATGAGGAAAAATACAAAACTTCTCTTTCTTACGATGAAAATGATATTTTTGTCTTCTTTGACCCAAGCTGGTCTCATCCTGATTATCCCGATGGTCTGGCATATTTTGATACCGAACACAATGTAACAGCTATCTTAGGCATGAACTACTTTGGTGAAATCAAAAAAGGCACACTTACCTTAGCATGGGCAACTGCTGCACGTCATCAATTTGTAGCTTGTCATGGCGGCTTAAAAGAGTTCAATAAAGCAGACACTTCCTATGTCGCATCTTTCTTTGGCTTATCAGGTTCTGGCAAATCAACTCTAACACATGCAAAACACGATGGAAAATATGACATCCGAGTTCTTCATGACGATGCTTTTGTTATCTCAATGACTGATGGATCATCCATTGCTTTAGAACCCTCTTACTTTGATAAGACCAATGACTATCCAGCTGGTCATTCTGAGCAAGACTATTTCTTAACGGTTCAAAACTGTGGTGTCACAAGGGACCACAAGGGAAAACGAGTCCTTGTTACAGAGGACATCCGAAACGGTAACGGACGGACAGTTAAATCACGCTATGCAACACCAAACAGAGTTGACTATATTGATAAGGGAATTTCCTCTATTTTTTGGATTATGAAAGATGATTCATTACCACCATTGGTAAAAGTCTCTGATTCCCTATTAGCTTCTGCTTTGGGATGTACACTGATGACCAAACGCTCCAGTGCTGAAAATGTTAGTGGCAATTTGGACACTTTAGTTATCGTTCCCTATGCTAATCCGTTTCGAATTTATCCACTAGAAGATGACTTCACTAATTTCTACCATTTATTTGAATCAGGTGTTGACTGCTATATTATCAACACTGGGAAATACCTTGACCATGATATTTCAAAAGAAACAACACTTGCTTGTATTGAGGCTGTGGTGGATGACAAGGCAAGTTTTACCACTTTTAAACACCTTAAAGACTTTTCTTATTTGGACTTAGCTGATTTCCCTGTTGATGAAAAAAATCACTCCTACCTTAACTTATTAAAAGACCGCATGGCTTTGAGACTGTCCTATTTACAAGACTGTCAAACTGATGGCACCTCCAATCAATTAATGAAGGCAAGTATCTCAAGACTAGAAGAAATCGTTAACACTTTAACCTTTTAA
- a CDS encoding sodium ion-translocating decarboxylase subunit beta: METLVQGIMSITIPQIVMMLIGATLMYLGIKKEYEPTLLVPMGLGTILVNFPGTGVLTQVVNGVEQEGVFDVLFNIGIGTELFPLLIFIGIGAMIDFGPLLQNPFMLLFGAAAQFGIFFVVVVAVMAGFDIKEAASIGIIGAADGPTSIFVANQLAPSLLGPITVAAYSYMALVPIIQPFAIKLVTTKKERRIRMTYKAEAVSKTTKILFPIVITLVAGFIAPISLPLVGFLMFGNLLRECGVLDRLSQTAQNELVNIVSILLGLTISVKMQADLFLNFQTLMIILFGLVAFIMDSIGGVVFAKILNLFRKNKINPMIGAAGISAFPMSSRVIQKMATDEDPQNFILMYAVGANVSGQIASVIAGGLLLSFFN, translated from the coding sequence GTGGAAACTTTAGTACAAGGAATAATGTCAATTACCATTCCTCAAATTGTGATGATGCTCATTGGAGCAACATTAATGTATTTAGGAATCAAAAAAGAGTATGAACCAACCTTATTAGTTCCAATGGGATTAGGGACCATTTTGGTCAATTTTCCAGGAACAGGTGTGCTGACACAAGTTGTTAATGGTGTTGAGCAAGAAGGTGTCTTTGATGTTTTGTTTAACATTGGGATTGGGACAGAATTATTCCCACTGTTAATTTTTATTGGGATAGGAGCCATGATTGACTTTGGTCCTCTCTTACAAAACCCCTTCATGTTACTGTTTGGTGCAGCAGCTCAATTTGGGATTTTCTTTGTTGTCGTAGTTGCAGTAATGGCAGGTTTTGATATTAAAGAAGCTGCTTCAATTGGTATCATTGGCGCAGCTGATGGACCAACTTCAATTTTTGTTGCCAATCAATTGGCGCCGAGTCTGCTTGGACCAATTACGGTAGCCGCCTATTCTTACATGGCACTTGTTCCAATTATTCAACCTTTTGCCATCAAATTGGTAACAACTAAAAAAGAACGCCGTATCCGTATGACTTATAAGGCAGAAGCAGTTTCAAAAACAACTAAAATTCTGTTTCCAATCGTCATTACCTTAGTTGCAGGTTTTATTGCTCCGATTTCATTACCATTGGTTGGGTTTTTGATGTTTGGAAATCTTCTTAGAGAATGTGGTGTTTTAGATCGTTTATCACAAACAGCACAGAATGAATTGGTTAACATTGTATCGATTCTTTTAGGGTTAACCATCTCTGTTAAAATGCAAGCAGATCTCTTTTTAAACTTCCAGACGTTAATGATCATTCTTTTTGGTTTGGTAGCCTTTATTATGGATTCAATTGGCGGGGTAGTTTTTGCAAAAATTTTGAATCTTTTCCGCAAAAATAAAATTAACCCAATGATTGGTGCAGCAGGGATTTCAGCTTTTCCAATGTCAAGTCGTGTTATTCAAAAGATGGCAACTGATGAAGATCCGCAAAACTTTATTTTGATGTATGCTGTAGGGGCTAATGTTTCAGGACAGATTGCATCAGTTATTGCAGGTGGTCTTTTGTTATCATTCTTTAACTAA
- the citX gene encoding citrate lyase holo-[acyl-carrier protein] synthase, with translation MFNGELFDGEAVTLAEMMRARELRSARQLSFLKAIPYASLLSVTMNIPGDIKNSQRLEALAKAMCDLIQVELNNDSIYKEEYLSLKTGIEYYCLVDLSAKSLKEKMIALEQKTALGRLMDLDVLYLESDHIKAVSRVELGFQTRRCFLCQEDAKICGRSRNHTISEMRVAISEMLSHL, from the coding sequence ATGTTTAATGGAGAACTCTTTGATGGAGAAGCTGTTACTTTAGCTGAGATGATGCGGGCACGTGAATTGAGGAGTGCTCGTCAACTGTCTTTTTTAAAGGCTATTCCTTATGCGAGTCTACTATCTGTCACAATGAATATTCCAGGAGACATCAAAAACTCACAAAGATTGGAAGCATTAGCTAAAGCTATGTGTGACCTTATTCAAGTAGAATTAAACAATGATAGCATTTACAAGGAAGAATACCTCAGTTTAAAGACGGGTATAGAGTATTATTGCCTTGTTGATTTGTCGGCTAAAAGCTTGAAAGAAAAAATGATAGCACTCGAACAAAAGACTGCTTTAGGTCGGTTGATGGATTTAGATGTCTTGTACTTAGAGTCCGATCACATAAAAGCAGTTAGTAGAGTAGAGTTAGGGTTTCAAACAAGGCGATGTTTCTTGTGTCAAGAAGATGCTAAGATTTGTGGGCGCTCACGTAACCATACTATTTCAGAAATGCGCGTGGCAATTAGTGAAATGCTTTCACATTTATAA
- the citF gene encoding citrate lyase subunit alpha, with translation MVINKVNRDIPQEYAQKYGVFEGELAHIKAYNEASRQIKPVKPQESKMLSSIREAIEKTGLKDGMTISFHHHFREGDYIMNMVLKEIADMGFKNLSIAPSSIANVHEPLIEHIKNGVVTNITSSGLRDKVGAAISSGIMENPVLIRSHGGRARAIASGDIHIDVAFLGAPSSDAYGNANGTKGKATCGSLGYAMIDAKYADQVVIITDSLMPYPNTPISIPQTDVDYVVVVDEIGDPNGIAKGATRYTKNPKELLIAEYAAQVITQSPYYKQGFSFQTGTGGASLAVTRYMREQMLKDGITANFALGGITNAMVELLEEGLVEKIIDVQDFDHPSALSLDKNSHHYEIDANMYASPLSKGAVINQLDTCILSALEVDSDFNVNVMTGSDGVIRGASGGHCDTAFASKMSLVIAPLVRGRIPTIVDKVNTVITPGSSVDIVVTEIGIAINPNRQDLIEHFKTLAIPQYSIQELKEKAYQVVGEPEAIQYGDKVVALIEYRDGSLIDLVRNV, from the coding sequence ATGGTTATCAACAAAGTAAATCGTGATATCCCTCAAGAATATGCCCAAAAATATGGTGTTTTTGAGGGTGAATTAGCACATATTAAAGCTTATAATGAGGCTAGCCGTCAGATTAAACCTGTTAAGCCTCAAGAATCTAAAATGCTGTCAAGTATTCGTGAAGCAATTGAAAAGACTGGCCTCAAGGATGGCATGACTATTTCTTTCCATCATCACTTCCGTGAGGGGGATTATATCATGAATATGGTCCTAAAAGAAATTGCTGACATGGGGTTTAAGAATCTTTCTATTGCACCAAGTTCCATTGCTAACGTTCATGAACCACTCATTGAACACATTAAAAATGGTGTGGTGACTAACATTACATCGTCAGGTCTTAGAGATAAGGTGGGCGCAGCTATTTCCTCTGGTATTATGGAAAATCCTGTCCTTATTCGTTCTCATGGAGGTCGTGCGCGTGCAATTGCATCTGGCGATATCCATATTGATGTGGCATTTTTAGGTGCACCAAGTTCAGATGCATATGGCAATGCTAATGGCACAAAAGGCAAGGCAACCTGTGGTTCCTTAGGTTATGCTATGATTGATGCTAAATATGCAGATCAAGTTGTTATTATTACAGACAGTTTGATGCCTTACCCGAACACACCAATTTCAATTCCACAAACCGATGTTGATTATGTTGTTGTCGTAGATGAAATTGGAGATCCAAATGGCATCGCTAAAGGTGCAACGCGTTACACTAAAAATCCTAAGGAATTATTGATTGCAGAATATGCAGCTCAAGTTATCACGCAATCCCCTTATTACAAACAAGGTTTCTCATTCCAAACAGGAACAGGTGGTGCGTCTTTAGCAGTAACACGTTACATGCGTGAACAAATGTTAAAAGATGGCATCACAGCAAACTTTGCCCTTGGAGGAATTACCAATGCCATGGTTGAACTTTTAGAAGAGGGCTTAGTTGAAAAGATTATTGATGTTCAGGATTTTGATCATCCTTCAGCCCTTTCATTGGATAAAAATAGCCATCATTATGAGATTGATGCCAATATGTATGCCTCGCCTTTAAGTAAAGGTGCTGTCATTAATCAACTTGATACTTGTATCTTATCAGCATTAGAGGTTGATAGTGATTTCAATGTTAATGTTATGACTGGTTCAGATGGTGTGATTAGAGGAGCATCAGGGGGGCATTGTGATACAGCTTTTGCATCTAAAATGAGTCTAGTCATTGCGCCACTTGTTCGTGGCCGCATTCCAACCATTGTTGATAAGGTTAACACAGTTATTACACCTGGAAGCAGTGTTGACATCGTGGTTACTGAAATTGGCATTGCTATTAATCCAAATAGGCAAGACCTAATAGAACATTTTAAAACACTTGCTATTCCTCAATACAGCATTCAAGAACTCAAAGAAAAAGCCTACCAAGTTGTCGGTGAGCCTGAGGCCATTCAATATGGTGATAAAGTTGTTGCTTTAATTGAATACCGTGATGGTAGCTTGATAGATCTTGTCCGAAATGTTTAA